The proteins below come from a single Fusarium verticillioides 7600 chromosome 3, whole genome shotgun sequence genomic window:
- a CDS encoding D-lactate dehydrogenase (cytochrome), whose protein sequence is MSCRSQLLRALRGSASSPGGRRTVSLRTNILERSLAHSKTPTRCIATTAPRLISQTRAQQSKLTSETYPQLERDARFAQVTPEHVARFREILGDNPSAIIDGITGGGAGVDAADFETYNEDWMHKYKGQSKLVLRPGTTDEVSGILKYCNEQHLAVVPQGGNTGLVGGSIPVFDEIVISMARMNEIRSFDEVSGSLVIDAGCVLETVDSYLAQKGYIFPLDLGAKGSCHVGGNVATNAGGLRLLRYGSLHGTVLGVEAVLPNGTVINDLCTLRKNNTGYDVKQLFIGAEGTLGIITKIAIQCPQRSPAVNVAVFGIESYDKAQLAFREAKKQLSEILSAFELMDGRSQRIVSEVKGQEHPLEGEYPFYCLIETSGSNGEHDYAKLETFLEDVMTREVIADGVVAQDETQLRNLWGWREGITECLGHWGGTYKYDISIPLDEMYTIVEDTKARLIDLGLLGDTCDHPVVDVLGYGHMGDSNLHLNIPVRRYDPAVEKALEPWVYEWIQKRSGSISAEHGLGIAKKKFIGYSRDDTTIGLMKQIKNLFDPNGIMNPYKYI, encoded by the exons ATGTCGTGTCGTTCACAGCTCCTCCGTGCCTTGAGAGGATCCGCCTCCAGCCCCGGTGGCCGGAGGACCGTTTCCTTGAGGACCAACATCCTCGAGAGAAGCCTTGCTCACTCAAAGACGCCCACGCGATGCATCGCGACTACAGCCCCGAGGCTCATATCCCAGACTCGGGCACAGCAAAGCAAGCTGACATCCGAGACGTACCCTCAGCTCGAGCGTGACGCCCGGTTCGCCCAGGTGACCCCCGAGCACGTTGCGAGGTTCCGTGAGATCTTGGGTGACAACCCCTCGGCCATTATTGACGGAATCACGGGCGGCGGAGCGGGCGTCGATGCGGCCGACTTTGAAACGTATAATGAGGACTGGATGCACAAGTACAAGGGCCAGTCGAAGTTGGTGCTACGTCCAGGCACCACTGACGAAGTTAGCGGCATCCTCAAATACTGCAATGAACAGCATTTGGCCGTGGTACCCCAGGGGGGAAACACGGGCCTTGTGGGAGGCTCCATTCCCGTTTTCGACGAGATCGTCATTAGCATGGCTCGCATGAACGAGATTCGTTCATTCGACGAAGTCAGTGGTTCACTTGTTATTGACGCCGGCTGTGTGCTCGAGACTGTCGACTCATACCTTGCCCAAAAGGGTTATATCTTTCCTCTCGACCTCGGCGCCAAGGGCTCGTGCCACGTCGGCGGAAACGTCGCCACAAATGCTGGCGGTCTGCGATTGCTCCGTTATGGGAGCTTACATGGCACCGTCctcggtgttgaggctgttcTGCCTAATGGTACCGTCATCAATGACCTGTGTACCCTGCGAAAGAACAACACCGGCTACGATGTGAAGCAGCTCTTCATTGGTGCAGAGGGAACTTTGGGGATTATCACAAAGATCGCTATTCAATGTCCTCAGCGATCTCCTGCTGTCAATGTTGCTGTGTTTGGCATAGAGTCGTATGATAAAGCTCAACTTGCCTTCCGTGAGGCTAAGAAGCAGCTATCAGAAATTCTATCTGCATTTGAGCTAATGGACGGCCGCAGCCAGAGAATCGTCTCAGAGGTTAAGGGTCAGGAGCATCCCCTCGAAGGAGAATACCCTTTCTACTGCCTGATTGAGACGAGCGGTTCCAACGGCGAGCATGACTACGCAAAACTAGAGACTTTCCTGGAGGATGTCATGACCCGAGAAGTCATTGCCGATGGTGTCGTCGCTCAGGACGAGACGCAGCTTCGCAACCTGTGGGGCTGGCGTGAGGGCATCACCGAGTGCCTTGGACATTGGGGCGGCACCTACAAGTACGATATCTCTATTCCCCTCGACGAGATGTATaccattgttgaagatacCAAGGCTCGTCTGATCGATCTGGGTCTTCTGGGTGACACGTGTGACCACCCGGTTGTTGACGTACTTGGCTATGGCCATATGGGTGATTCCAATCTGCACCTCAACATTCCGGTGCGCCGTTACGATCCTGCAGTTGAGAAGGCCCTGGAGCCTTGGGTATACGAATGGATTCAGAAGCGTAGTGGAAGTATCAGTGCTGAGCATGGGTTGGGAATTGCGAAAAAGAAGTTTATCGGTTACAGCCGAGACGACACGACGATTGGTCTGATGAAGCAGATTAAGAATCTCTTTGATCCC AATGGCATCATGAACCCCTACAAGTATATTTGA
- a CDS encoding hypothetical protein (At least one base has a quality score < 10), whose amino-acid sequence MAFAEQQRWVTVQQKTFTKWLNTKIEARNLEVKDLVKDLSDGVMLIHLLECLSHESLGRYASKPKLRVQKFENANLALDFVKSRGIQMTNIGAEDVVDGNQKIVLGLIWTLILRFTISDINEEGMSAKEGLLLWCQRKTACYDEVEVRDFSASWNDGLAFCALLDIHRPDLIDYDALDKKDHRGNMQLAFDIAHKEIGIPKLLDVEDVCDVAKPDERSLMTYIAYWFHAFSQMEKVENAGRRVEKFVNNMQGAWEMQSAYERRMRALLQAIQEQIEVWKQATFEGTYADAKAQSNEFFEYKKGKKRQWVAEKSDLATLLGNIKTKLGTYRLRPYDPPAELSLDALERRWAELASNEMTRAQLINETIRDIKNALRKSFADKANDFAMALNTMQLAISGLDGDVEDQLHHVRKLSESLSPLDQYLDKISELDQKCQEANIEENDFTTYTYDELSYELGLVKTSVQKKLAFLENQMVARSMTNLTPIQLEEFESVFRHFDRDDTNCLQELEFSAALASLGLVFSEDEMHEYFLETSGGRDYVTFEQFIRFMVDVTEDQNTAEQVFQSFREVADGKPYVTEMDLRHSLVPDEVIDQLIEIMPPHSGPDMSEDRGMPQYDYISFMEKLINDQNSQQGNSEATQQNRSDAEPQSPHTNGV is encoded by the exons ATGGCTTTTGCAGAGCAGCAAAGATGGGTTACGGTCCAACAGAAGACATTCACAAAATG GCTCAACACGAAGATCGAGGCTCGAAACCTTGAGGTTAAAGACCTCGTAAAAGATCTTAGCGATGGT GTCATGCTGATTCATCTCCTCGAATGTCTTTCACACGAATCGCTCGGCCGTTATGCCTCAAAACCCAAGCTTCGAGTACAAAAATTTGAGAATGCGAACCTGGCACTCGACTTCGTTAAATCCAGGGGTATTCAGATGACCAATATCGGCGCTGAGGATGTGGTTGATGGCAACCAAAAGAttgttcttggtctcatcTGGACCTTAATTCTTCGATTTACCATCAGTGATATTAACGAGGAGGGCATGTCAGCAAAGGAGGGCCTCCTGCTGTGGTGTCAACGGAAGACGGCGTGTTATGACGAGGTAGAGGTGCGAGACTTTAGCGCCAGCTGGAACGATGGTTTGGCGTTCTGTGCTCTATTGGATATCCACCGACCCGACCTCATCGACTATGACGCCCTGGACAAGAAGGATCATCGAGGCAACATGCAACTAGCATTCGATATCGCACATAAGGAGATTGGTATTCCTAAGCTGCTTGATGTGGAAGATGTGTGCGATGTGGCCAAGCCCGATGAACGATCTCTGATGACCTATATTGCCTATTGGTTTCATGCATTCTCGCAAATGGAAAAGGTCGAGAATGCTGGACGTCGTGTTGAAAAATTTGTCAACAACATGCAAGGGGCTTGGGAGATGCAAAGTGCCTACGAAAGACGGATGCGGGCGCTCCTACAAGCCATTCAAGAGCAGATCGAGGTGTGGAAGCAAGCTACTTTCGAAGGAACATACGCCGATGCCAAAGCTCAATCAAACGAGTTCTTTGAGTATAAAAAGGGTAAAAAAAGACAATGGGTCGCCGAGAAGAGCGACCTCGCAACGTTGCTCGgaaacatcaagaccaaatTGGGGACTTATCGCCTCCGGCCATACGATCCACCCGCGGAGTTGAGCCTGGATGCTCTCGAGAGACGGTGGGCAGAGTTAGCATCAAACGAGATGACACGTGCCCAGCTAATAAACGAGACGATCCGAGA TATCAAAAACGCACTCCGCAAATCCTTTGCTGACAAGGCAAATGATTTCGCAATGGCTCTCAATACCATGCAGTTGGCCATCTCTGGCCTTGACGGTGATGTGGAAGACCAATTGCACCATGTAAGGAAGCTGAGTGAGAGCCTTTCTCCCTTAGACCAATACTTGGACAAAATTTCAGAGCTGGATCAGAAGTGTCAAGAGGCCAATATTGAGGAAAACGACTTTACTACCTACACATACGACGAACTCTCATacgagcttggtcttgttaAAACTTCAgtgcagaagaagcttgcgTTTTTGGAGAACCAGATGGTAGCACGAAGTATGACAAACCTGACCCCTATCcagctggaagagtttgAGAGTGTTTTTCGTCACTTCGATCGTGACGATACAAACTGTTTGCAGGAACTCGAATTCAGTGCGGCGCTTGCGTCACTGGGGCTTGTTTTCTCCGAGGATGAAATGCACGAATACTTTCTCGAAACATCTGGTGGGCGCGACTACGTAACGTTTGAACAGTTTATCCGGTTCATGGTGGATGTGACAGAAGATCAGAACACGGCAGAACAAGTCTTCCAGTCGTTCCGCGAGGTGGCTGACGGCAAACCATACGTGACAGAGATGGACTTACGACACAGCTTGGTGCCCGACGAAGTGATTGACCAACTTATCGAGATCATGCCGCCTCACAGTGGACCAGACATGTCGGAGGATAGAGGAATGCCACAGTACGACTACATTTCCttcatggagaagctgatcAACGATCAAAACAGCCAGCAAGGGAACTCAGAAGCGACACAACAGAATAGGAGCGACGCTGAGCCACAAAGCCCTCACACAAATGGGGTCTAG